In the Nitrospirales bacterium LBB_01 genome, one interval contains:
- a CDS encoding type II toxin-antitoxin system HicB family antitoxin: MVSLDYDIIVFKEGGVFVAYCPELDVSSCGDSVEHSKEMLKTAVRLFLEEAGKIVGNHR; the protein is encoded by the coding sequence GTGGTATCATTAGATTATGACATAATTGTATTTAAGGAGGGCGGTGTATTTGTAGCCTATTGTCCTGAGCTGGATGTTTCAAGCTGTGGAGACAGCGTTGAGCATTCCAAAGAAATGCTGAAAACCGCAGTCAGACTTTTCTTAGAAGAGGCGGGGAAAATTGTTGGAAATCACAGATGA
- a CDS encoding type II toxin-antitoxin system HicB family antitoxin, whose protein sequence is MNRYEIIIYWSDEDESFVAEVPELPGCAADGSTYYEALSNIEVIITEWIETAKESGRPIPQPKGRLIYA, encoded by the coding sequence ATGAATAGATATGAGATAATAATATATTGGAGTGATGAGGATGAGTCATTTGTGGCAGAAGTACCTGAGCTGCCTGGATGCGCAGCCGATGGCTCCACTTACTATGAGGCTTTGTCAAACATCGAGGTCATTATCACAGAGTGGATTGAAACTGCAAAAGAGTCGGGACGTCCAATTCCACAGCCTAAGGGCCGGTTGATTTATGCTTAA
- a CDS encoding type II toxin-antitoxin system HicA family toxin produces MSKYNKLLGQILRGVSDANINFEKLRELLVHIGFTERIKSSHHIYLKEGIEEIINIQSKNGKGKPYQIKQIRNIIVKYKLGVKEDE; encoded by the coding sequence ATGAGTAAATACAATAAACTATTAGGTCAAATATTGAGAGGAGTATCTGATGCTAATATAAATTTTGAAAAATTACGAGAGTTGTTAGTACATATAGGGTTTACCGAAAGGATAAAAAGCTCTCATCACATTTATTTGAAAGAAGGTATAGAAGAAATCATAAATATTCAGTCAAAAAATGGTAAAGGAAAACCATATCAGATTAAACAAATTCGCAATATCATAGTAAAATACAAATTAGGGGTAAAGGAAGATGAATAG
- a CDS encoding ABC transporter ATP-binding protein produces MTPIILVENLSKSYMISHKLAGNYKTLRESASGLVKGVFRKMLGHNGSGATQEELWALKDINFEINEGERIGLIGRNGAGKSTLLKILSRITSPTEGRAVLRGRVGSLLEVGTGFHQELTGRENIYLNGAVLGMKKKEIKASFDRIVDFAGVEKFLDTPVKRYSSGMYVRLAFAVSAHMDTDILLVDEVLAVGDISFRRKCMERIREINTETGRTIVYVSHDIPTVRQICQRVIILSEGRILKDGEANETTLLYEQNALYGSDVSPAEVIRKPQISPFYLSKVQIRDLDGNICNRFETGQTMQLHIWAEGEAPYENFTVGFDLHSEYGDRITFGTANPINDCFFEKTDRYFVCTLGPLPLTTGKYFFTLHTKIWQMHPWDVWQQAVSFYITDCDPYKTGFNIYSSNVTMFINQRWRSMPHE; encoded by the coding sequence ATGACGCCAATAATTTTAGTGGAAAACCTCAGTAAAAGCTACATGATAAGCCACAAACTTGCCGGTAATTATAAGACCCTTCGTGAGTCAGCCTCTGGGTTAGTAAAAGGGGTTTTCAGAAAAATGTTGGGGCACAATGGTTCAGGCGCCACACAAGAGGAGTTATGGGCGCTTAAGGATATTAACTTTGAAATAAACGAGGGTGAAAGGATTGGCTTAATTGGGCGAAACGGGGCAGGGAAAAGCACACTGCTTAAAATCCTAAGCCGCATAACATCTCCTACAGAGGGTCGTGCGGTATTAAGAGGGCGTGTGGGCAGCCTTTTAGAAGTTGGCACAGGGTTTCATCAGGAGCTAACCGGGCGTGAAAATATCTATCTAAACGGCGCCGTTCTTGGTATGAAAAAAAAGGAGATAAAGGCCAGTTTTGATAGAATTGTGGATTTTGCTGGAGTTGAAAAATTTCTCGATACGCCGGTTAAAAGATACTCATCTGGGATGTATGTGCGGCTGGCATTTGCAGTCTCTGCGCATATGGATACAGACATACTGCTTGTTGATGAGGTGTTGGCCGTAGGGGACATCAGTTTCAGAAGAAAGTGTATGGAACGGATAAGAGAGATAAACACAGAGACCGGGCGGACTATTGTTTATGTAAGCCATGATATTCCCACTGTAAGACAAATATGCCAAAGGGTGATAATTTTGTCTGAGGGCAGGATATTAAAAGACGGTGAGGCAAACGAAACCACATTGTTATATGAACAGAATGCTCTCTACGGTTCTGATGTTTCACCGGCTGAGGTGATAAGAAAACCTCAGATCAGCCCGTTTTATCTTTCAAAGGTACAGATTAGAGATTTGGATGGTAATATTTGTAACCGATTTGAGACCGGACAAACCATGCAGCTTCATATATGGGCAGAAGGAGAGGCTCCTTACGAAAACTTTACCGTAGGATTTGATTTACACAGCGAGTATGGCGACAGGATAACATTTGGCACGGCTAATCCAATCAATGACTGCTTTTTTGAAAAAACTGACCGATACTTTGTCTGCACTTTGGGTCCGTTACCGCTTACAACAGGCAAATACTTCTTTACGCTGCACACTAAAATATGGCAAATGCACCCGTGGGATGTGTGGCAGCAGGCAGTCTCATTTTATATAACCGACTGCGACCCGTACAAGACCGGATTTAACATTTATTCCTCTAATGTTACAATGTTTATTAATCAGAGGTGGCGAAGCATGCCGCATGAGTAA
- a CDS encoding ABC transporter permease, which translates to MKKSFQIIITPERSAAHFFRELYDYRELLVFLSIRDVLVRYKQTFFGIAWAVLRPVLTMAIFTFIFGKLAKMPSHGTPYPVLVFTAMLPWQFFSNTVAESSNSLILNENMVSKVFFPKIIIPTSSVMVSLLDFFISFALLVGMLFYYHIWFNMRIVFLPLFLLLLTLLSLGIGYWLSALNVKYRDFRYVIPFVLQIGLYVTPVGFSSTVVPDKWKLLYSLNPMVGIIEGFRWVLSGSSAELYPMGIYLAISITLLILFTGVWFFNKNESTFADII; encoded by the coding sequence ATGAAAAAATCCTTTCAGATAATAATAACGCCTGAGAGAAGCGCTGCACACTTTTTTCGTGAACTTTATGACTACCGTGAGCTTTTAGTGTTCCTATCTATCAGGGACGTTCTTGTGCGCTACAAACAAACCTTCTTTGGCATAGCGTGGGCAGTTTTGAGACCGGTTTTAACTATGGCTATTTTCACGTTTATATTTGGAAAGCTTGCGAAGATGCCCTCACACGGAACTCCATACCCTGTACTGGTTTTTACCGCAATGCTCCCGTGGCAGTTTTTCTCTAACACCGTGGCTGAGAGCAGCAACTCGCTTATCCTAAATGAAAACATGGTATCAAAGGTGTTTTTCCCAAAGATAATCATACCGACATCCTCTGTTATGGTCAGTTTATTGGATTTTTTTATTTCCTTCGCTCTTTTAGTCGGCATGTTGTTTTATTATCACATCTGGTTTAATATGAGGATTGTGTTTCTTCCTCTGTTTTTACTTTTGTTAACTCTCTTGTCCCTTGGGATTGGCTATTGGCTTTCTGCGCTAAATGTTAAGTACAGAGATTTTCGTTATGTTATACCGTTTGTTTTACAGATTGGGCTTTATGTAACGCCTGTTGGTTTTTCCAGTACGGTTGTGCCTGATAAATGGAAACTACTTTATTCTCTAAATCCGATGGTTGGCATAATTGAAGGATTCAGATGGGTTTTATCAGGGAGCTCGGCAGAGCTATATCCTATGGGAATCTATTTGGCAATTTCTATTACCTTATTGATATTGTTTACAGGGGTCTGGTTTTTTAACAAAAATGAATCAACCTTTGCAGATATAATCTGA
- the moeB gene encoding molybdopterin-synthase adenylyltransferase MoeB → MDFTEEQILRYSRHIILPEIGGKGQAKIAKAKVFIIGAGGLGCPVGFFLTAAGVGTIAMIDDDYVELSNLQRQIAHSTRTIGMPKVDSARATFEALNPDVDFIALKERITAENIMQLIDGYDIVVDGSDNFPTRYLINDACVLTGKPLASAAILRFEGQVTTIIPGVGHCYRCLFEEMPPPGLVPSCQEAGVLGVLPGVIGGLQAMEVLKIILGQGDVLKESLLIYDALKTTFRKVKVPKNPDCPVCGKHPTITSMNGANYGGEYCEV, encoded by the coding sequence ATGGATTTTACTGAGGAGCAGATTTTACGCTACAGCAGACACATAATCCTGCCTGAGATAGGCGGCAAGGGGCAGGCTAAAATTGCTAAGGCAAAGGTTTTCATAATAGGAGCCGGCGGGCTTGGCTGTCCTGTCGGATTTTTCTTAACTGCCGCAGGGGTTGGAACCATAGCGATGATTGATGACGATTACGTTGAGTTAAGCAACCTGCAAAGACAAATAGCCCATAGCACACGCACCATTGGAATGCCAAAGGTGGACTCGGCTCGTGCTACTTTTGAAGCCCTTAACCCTGACGTTGATTTTATCGCTCTAAAGGAAAGAATCACTGCTGAAAACATAATGCAGCTGATTGACGGCTATGACATAGTTGTGGACGGAAGTGACAACTTTCCCACCAGATACCTGATAAACGACGCTTGCGTGCTAACAGGAAAGCCGCTGGCAAGCGCTGCGATTTTAAGATTTGAAGGGCAGGTGACAACTATAATTCCTGGCGTTGGGCACTGTTATCGCTGCCTGTTTGAAGAGATGCCGCCCCCCGGTCTTGTCCCCTCGTGTCAGGAGGCAGGAGTGCTTGGAGTTTTACCGGGCGTTATTGGAGGGCTTCAAGCTATGGAGGTTCTTAAGATAATACTCGGTCAAGGGGATGTGCTAAAGGAGTCACTGCTTATATATGATGCGCTTAAGACAACTTTTAGAAAAGTAAAAGTACCCAAAAACCCTGACTGTCCGGTTTGCGGAAAACACCCGACTATTACCTCTATGAACGGAGCTAACTATGGCGGGGAATATTGCGAGGTATAG
- a CDS encoding sulfurtransferase TusA family protein, whose amino-acid sequence MEDIIPNKKLDIRGLKCPYTFVRSKLTIEAMDVGQVLEILLDYQEASNSIPKSMEDHGHKVLRVEKVSATDWIILIRKERD is encoded by the coding sequence ATGGAAGATATCATTCCGAATAAAAAATTAGATATAAGAGGGCTTAAGTGTCCATACACTTTTGTCAGGTCAAAGCTTACCATAGAGGCAATGGATGTAGGGCAGGTGTTAGAGATACTGCTGGATTATCAGGAGGCGTCAAACAGCATTCCAAAGTCTATGGAGGACCACGGTCATAAGGTCTTAAGGGTTGAAAAAGTGAGTGCTACCGATTGGATAATTCTCATAAGAAAAGAAAGGGATTAG
- a CDS encoding homoserine dehydrogenase encodes MTTINVGIIGLGTVGSGTAKILLNNADLIQKRSGINIRLKKISDLDIERDRGFNIPAGVLTRDAYEIINDPEISVVVELIGGINPAKKFMIDALKNGKHVVTANKALLATHGTDIFQAAMDSKRIVGFEAAVAGGIPIIKVLKEGLAANHIQSIYGIINGTSNYILTKMTKEGAEFAKTLAEAQRLGYAEADPTFDIEGIDTAHKLTLLASLSYGIPLSFDSIYKEGITAITPEDIVYAAELGYKIKLLAIAKTAGAEIELRVHPTMIPDSFMISKVDDVLNAVYITGDAVGETMYYGRGAGDMPTGSAVVSDIIDIAKNPNAPLTQVIGAEREKFNIKDIKDIETMYYFRFTALDKPGVLSKISGVLGAHNISISAVIQKERRAGEAVPLVVLTHKAIESNVTGAIGEIDKMPIVAAKTKFIRVEGKE; translated from the coding sequence ATGACAACCATAAATGTTGGCATTATAGGTCTTGGTACGGTTGGCAGCGGCACCGCTAAAATCCTTCTTAACAATGCCGACTTAATTCAAAAACGCTCAGGAATAAATATCCGGCTTAAGAAAATATCCGACCTTGATATTGAGAGAGACCGCGGGTTTAATATACCTGCCGGAGTTTTGACAAGAGACGCATACGAAATTATAAATGACCCTGAAATATCCGTTGTCGTTGAGCTTATTGGAGGCATAAATCCTGCCAAAAAGTTCATGATTGATGCCCTGAAAAACGGCAAACATGTGGTTACGGCAAATAAGGCGCTCCTAGCTACTCACGGAACAGACATCTTTCAGGCAGCTATGGACAGCAAACGTATTGTAGGCTTTGAGGCTGCTGTGGCAGGCGGCATTCCTATTATAAAGGTGCTCAAAGAGGGGCTTGCAGCAAATCACATACAATCCATATACGGCATAATAAACGGCACATCTAATTACATTCTAACAAAGATGACCAAAGAGGGAGCGGAGTTTGCAAAAACTCTCGCCGAGGCACAACGGCTTGGTTATGCTGAGGCCGACCCCACATTTGACATTGAAGGGATAGACACGGCACACAAGCTGACACTTCTTGCTTCCCTGTCTTACGGCATACCGCTATCCTTTGACAGTATCTACAAAGAGGGTATCACAGCCATTACCCCCGAAGATATTGTGTATGCAGCGGAGTTGGGCTATAAAATCAAACTGCTTGCCATAGCTAAAACTGCTGGAGCAGAAATAGAACTCCGCGTCCATCCAACAATGATACCGGATAGTTTTATGATATCAAAGGTGGATGACGTCCTAAATGCCGTGTATATAACCGGAGACGCTGTGGGAGAGACGATGTACTACGGGCGCGGGGCCGGTGATATGCCTACGGGGAGTGCCGTAGTAAGTGATATAATTGATATAGCCAAAAATCCAAACGCTCCGCTTACACAAGTCATAGGGGCAGAGCGTGAAAAATTTAATATAAAAGATATAAAAGACATAGAGACGATGTACTATTTCCGCTTTACGGCACTTGATAAACCCGGCGTTCTTTCTAAAATATCGGGAGTGCTGGGTGCTCACAATATCAGCATTTCTGCGGTGATTCAAAAGGAACGCCGAGCAGGTGAGGCAGTTCCTCTTGTGGTGCTGACTCATAAGGCCATAGAAAGTAATGTAACAGGCGCAATCGGCGAAATAGACAAAATGCCGATAGTCGCAGCAAAAACCAAATTCATACGGGTAGAGGGAAAAGAATAA
- the alaC gene encoding alanine transaminase, producing the protein MFEFKRIKRLPPYVFAIVNSLKSEARRRGEDIIDLGMGNPDLPTPDHIVSKLRESSKNPKNHRYSASRGITQLRMAICEWYERRYNVYLDPDINTVVTIGSKEGLSHLALAVIEPGDVALTPTPAYPIHPYAVIIAGGQVRNIPIGPGIDFFEEMENAYKNSWPRPKLLIINFPHNPTTEVVGLDFFEKVVDFAKENKLLVVHDLAYADLVFDGYKAPSFLQVKGALDVGVEFFSMTKSYSMAGWRMGFCSGNKEIVGALTKIKSYLDYGTFQPIQIASIVALRGKQDCVDKIAKTYEKRRDVLIDGLKRAGWDIPSPKATMFVWAQIPEEFRKLGSLEFSKLLMMEAKVAVSPGIGFGEGGDDYVRFALVENEQRIKQAVKGIKKFLSK; encoded by the coding sequence ATGTTTGAATTTAAAAGAATAAAACGGCTTCCTCCGTATGTGTTTGCTATAGTAAACAGTCTGAAGTCTGAGGCAAGACGGCGGGGTGAGGACATAATTGACCTTGGCATGGGAAACCCGGACCTCCCAACCCCTGACCATATAGTCAGTAAGCTGAGAGAGTCCTCAAAAAACCCCAAAAACCACAGATACTCCGCCTCACGCGGCATAACTCAGCTTAGAATGGCAATTTGCGAGTGGTACGAAAGACGATATAACGTCTATCTTGACCCGGATATAAATACTGTGGTTACAATCGGCTCAAAAGAGGGGCTGAGTCATCTTGCACTTGCTGTTATAGAGCCCGGAGACGTTGCCCTTACTCCAACCCCTGCGTACCCAATTCATCCGTATGCTGTGATAATTGCCGGCGGTCAGGTCAGAAATATTCCAATTGGGCCAGGTATTGATTTCTTTGAAGAAATGGAAAACGCCTATAAAAATTCATGGCCGCGCCCAAAGCTGCTTATTATCAATTTCCCCCATAACCCTACCACAGAGGTCGTTGGATTAGATTTCTTTGAAAAAGTGGTGGACTTTGCAAAGGAAAATAAACTCCTTGTGGTACACGATCTTGCTTATGCCGATTTAGTGTTTGATGGGTACAAAGCACCCAGCTTCCTGCAGGTTAAGGGAGCGCTTGATGTTGGCGTTGAGTTTTTCTCTATGACCAAAAGTTACTCAATGGCCGGCTGGAGAATGGGTTTTTGTTCCGGTAATAAGGAGATCGTGGGTGCTCTTACAAAAATAAAGAGTTATCTTGATTATGGAACTTTTCAGCCAATTCAAATAGCCTCCATCGTAGCCCTAAGAGGCAAACAGGACTGTGTGGATAAAATTGCAAAAACTTACGAAAAACGTAGAGATGTTCTTATAGATGGGCTTAAAAGAGCCGGTTGGGACATTCCCTCCCCTAAGGCCACCATGTTTGTGTGGGCTCAGATACCGGAGGAGTTCAGAAAGCTCGGCTCTCTGGAATTTTCAAAACTGCTGATGATGGAGGCTAAAGTGGCAGTCTCACCGGGTATTGGTTTTGGAGAGGGCGGAGACGATTACGTGCGCTTTGCGCTTGTCGAAAACGAGCAGAGAATCAAACAAGCCGTCAAGGGAATTAAAAAGTTCCTGTCAAAATGA